A stretch of DNA from Prochlorococcus marinus str. SB:
ATATCAATGAACAAATTGGAGATAATCAATTAGATAAAAAATCGATGGAAATCAAAGATGAATATAAATTTGGATGGAGTAGTTATTCTGAAAAAACTAATGGAAGATTTGCAATGATTGGCTTTCTTTCAATAATATTAATTGAACTATTTAGTAAACAATCGTT
This window harbors:
- a CDS encoding chlorophyll a/b-binding protein, which gives rise to MNSKEEQTNSEVTNLENESLIEEQKDPNYINEQIGDNQLDKKSMEIKDEYKFGWSSYSEKTNGRFAMIGFLSIILIELFSKQSFLKWAGIL